GATGCGGTCCTATTCGGAGCTGCTGGTGAGACAGCGGCCGACGTGATCGTCCGACTGAGACAGGAGCTCGACTTGTACGCGAACATTAGACCGGTACGTGGGTTCCCGGGACTCCGTGAGCTCACCGGTAAGCCGTACGTGCGGGACGACGTGGACTTCGTGATAGTGCGCGAGAACACCGAGGGGCTGTACTCGGGAATCGAGGGGAGATTTCGAGACACCGCGTACACCTTGAGGATCATCACGGAAGAGGGAACGCGGCGTATCGCCGAAGTCGCCTGCGATTTGGCGGAGGAGCGCGGCTCGAATGTCGTTACGTGCGTGCACAAGGCGAACGTCATGCGCGAGACGTGTGGGATCTTCCGCGAAGTATGCAAGGAAGTGGTCGAATCCCGTGGATTGGAGTTCGAGGAGTACTATGTGGACGCTGCGGCTATGTTCATGATCACTGAGCCGGAGCGCTTCAACGTCATCGTGACGTCGAACATGTTCGGTGATATCCTCTCTGACGAGGCGGCGGCACTAGTTGGTGGGTTGGGATTGGCACCCAGCGGGAACGTCGGCGACCGCTACGGGCTGTTCGAACCTGTGCATGGATCGGCGCCGGACATCGCTGGTAAAGGAATTGCGAACCCGTTCGCGACGATACTTTCAGCGGCCATGATGCTAGAATGGTTGGGTGAAGATGAAGCTGCAGAAGCCGTGAGAGAGGCCGTGGGTGAGGCGATCCGAGAGGGTGTCGTCACGCCGGATTTGGGAGGTGATAAAAAGACGATGGAGGTGGCGGAGTTCGTCAGGGAAGCGGCTCTCAACCTGGTCCAGTAGTAGGTCCAGTGGAGGACGACCCAACGGTTGATTCTCCCTTCCCTGTACCACTCTCCTCGCCGGATCGGGCCCCTACGTCCTTAACTTTCGTCTTGGCGGCGATCTCCGACGGTGACAGTGGGTGAGGTTTACGGTTTTTGAGCTCCGGTGGCAGTACTACCTTAGACATCTTCTTCTGTTCCTCGATCTCTTGTTTGATAGGCGAGATACTGACGAACCCCGCGGCCATACCGATGACGAATCCCAGAATCGCGGAAACCTTCAGGACAGTCTCGGTCTTCAAGTCCGTCAACCCCGGAGGGAAACGTCATGATGTCGATCAAAATGACGATCGGAGCCACCGGAGCCGCCGAGGCGGCTTCGCACGGGGACGTGATCGTGGTAGTGGATGTCGTGAACACTTCTTCTGCGGCTGAGGTCGCCTTACGCGAAGGAGCTGTCGCCATAATAGGAGCGGCTCCCGATAGTGCTTATCGGGTCCTCTCGGGTGAGCACGCGGCTAAATACCCCTTCGCGGAGACACCTGAAGGCGTTGATCCGATAGAGCGAGGCCGGGAAGCTGGCAAGATAGCCGTGGAAGAGGGATGCGATGTAGTACTCGTGGTAGATGGTGGCGAAGATAACGCGAGTTTGGCTAGGAAAGGCGTTGAGGACGTCGGGGCGGAAATCCGGGAGGTCGTGCCTAACGCAGGTCCTAGGATTAAGG
Above is a window of Methanopyrus sp. SNP6 DNA encoding:
- a CDS encoding isocitrate/isopropylmalate dehydrogenase family protein, with translation MAYKIAVIPGDGIGPEVIEAALHVIEPLIDAEFVEGEAGDECTEKHGDPLPEDTLELCREADAVLFGAAGETAADVIVRLRQELDLYANIRPVRGFPGLRELTGKPYVRDDVDFVIVRENTEGLYSGIEGRFRDTAYTLRIITEEGTRRIAEVACDLAEERGSNVVTCVHKANVMRETCGIFREVCKEVVESRGLEFEEYYVDAAAMFMITEPERFNVIVTSNMFGDILSDEAAALVGGLGLAPSGNVGDRYGLFEPVHGSAPDIAGKGIANPFATILSAAMMLEWLGEDEAAEAVREAVGEAIREGVVTPDLGGDKKTMEVAEFVREAALNLVQ